A genomic segment from Phragmites australis chromosome 6, lpPhrAust1.1, whole genome shotgun sequence encodes:
- the LOC133922439 gene encoding DEAD-box ATP-dependent RNA helicase 41 isoform X2: MEQGDNQSAENLLVSSDNGNELEDLPVKERCFEQREALPEEPRCVVCGRYGEYICDQTDDDICSVECKTILLARLAAKTKPATKEAKCVNLPFGDESFCITDNNFPNIPTLVASRITALRSKLDICVKGEAVPDPIMFFSSCGLPEKLVCNLETAGYCMPTPVQMQVIPASMSNRSLLVSADTGSGKTASFLIPIIAHCSRVRSHQCTGKLGPLAIVLAPTRELCLQVEEQAKVLGKGLPFKTALVVGGDPLAQQIYRIENGVELIVGTPGRLIDLLMKHNVDLDNVCIFVLDEVDCLLERGFRDQAMQIFQALSQPQVMMFSATLHSEVEKMSNSLAKNVIRISCGNPSRPNKSVKQVVIWVESKQKKQKIFEIMKSKQHFKSPAVVFVSSRVGADLLSEAITVATGLEVVSIHGEKRMNERRESLTRFLTGEVSVVVSTGVLGRGMDLLKVRQVILFDMPNSIDEYVHQVGRASRMGEEGMAIVFVNEEDRRLFKELVQVLKTAGAPIPRELANSKYTTGVSLGSGRKRKSSQFI; encoded by the exons ATGGAGCAAGGGGATAATCAATCAGCTGAAAACTTACTCGTTTCATCTGATAATGGTAACGAGTTGGAAG ATTTACCTGTGAAGGAAAGATGTTTTGAGCAGAGAGAAGCACTTCCCGAGGAGCCTCGCTGTGTTGTGTGTGGCCGATATGGTGAATATATATGTGATCAGACTGATGATGACATCTGCAGTGTGGAATGCAAGACAATTCTTCTTGCTAGGCTTGCTGCTAAAACAAAACCAGCAACTAAAGAAGCAAAATGTGTGAATCTTCCTTTTGGTGATGAGAGTTTCTGTATTACGGACAATAATTTTCCTAATATACCTACTTTGGTTGCCAGCCGGATCACTGCACTGAGAAGTAAACTTGACATTTGTGTCAAGGGTGAGGCTGTTCCTGATCCTATCATGTTTTTCTCTTCCTGTGGTCTTCCTGAGAAGCTTGTGTGCAATCTTGAGACTGCAGGATATTGTATGCCTACTCCAGTGCAGATGCAAGTCATCCCTGCATCAATGAGTAATAGAAGCTTACTTGTTTCTGCTGATACTGGTTCAGGGAAAACAGCATCTTTTCTAATCCCCATAATTGCACATTGTTCACGAGTAAGATCGCACCAATGCACAGGCAAGCTAGGACCTTTGGCTATAGTTCTTGCTCCAACTAGAGAACTATGCCTGCAGGTGGAAGAGCAAGCAAAAGTGCTTGGAAAAGGTTTGCCTTTCAAAACTGCTCTAGTTGTTGGTGGAGATCCCTTGGCTCAGCAAATTTACAGAATTGAAAATGGTGTTGAATTAATTGTTGGCACCCCTGGGAGGCTAATTGATCTTCTGATGAAACACAATGTTGACCTTGACAATGTTTGTATATTTGTCTTGGATGAGGTGGACTGCTTGCTAGAGAGGGGATTTAGGGATCAGGCTATGCAGATTTTTCAGGCACTTTCACAGCCCCAGGTTATGATGTTTTCAGCAACATTACATTCAGAAGTTGAGAAGATGTCTAACTCACTGGCTAAGAATGTGATACGTATCTCTTGTGGGAACCCAAGCAGGCCAAACAAATCAGTTAAACAAGTTGTCATTTGGGTGGAGTCTAAGCAGAAGAAGCAGAAGATTTTTGAGATAATGAAAAGTAAGCAGCACTTCAAGTCTCCTGCTGTTGTGTTTGTGAGTTCCAGAGTTGGCGCTGATCTCTTGTCTGAAGCAATTACTGTTGCTACTGGATTGGAGGTTGTTTCTATTCATGGTGAGAAGAGGATGAATGAGAGAAGAGAGAGTTTGACAAGGTTTTTGACGGGAGAAGTATCTGTCGTTGTTTCTACTGGGGTCCTGGGCCGTGGAATGGATCTCCTGAAAGTACGTCAAGTGATATTGTTTGACATGCCAAATTCCATTGATGAATATGTTCACCAAGTTGGAAGGGCATCTCGGATGGGTGAGGAGGGTATGGCTATTGTGTTTGTGAATGAGGAGGATAGGAGGCTTTTCAAAGAGCTTGTTCAGGTTCTGAAGACTGCAGGAGCTCCAATACCCCGAGAACTTGCAAATTCAAAATACACAACTGGTGTTTCTCTTGGTAGCGGGAGGAAGAGAAAATCGAG CCAATTCATCTGA
- the LOC133922439 gene encoding DEAD-box ATP-dependent RNA helicase 41 isoform X1: MEQGDNQSAENLLVSSDNGNELEDLPVKERCFEQREALPEEPRCVVCGRYGEYICDQTDDDICSVECKTILLARLAAKTKPATKEAKCVNLPFGDESFCITDNNFPNIPTLVASRITALRSKLDICVKGEAVPDPIMFFSSCGLPEKLVCNLETAGYCMPTPVQMQVIPASMSNRSLLVSADTGSGKTASFLIPIIAHCSRVRSHQCTGKLGPLAIVLAPTRELCLQVEEQAKVLGKGLPFKTALVVGGDPLAQQIYRIENGVELIVGTPGRLIDLLMKHNVDLDNVCIFVLDEVDCLLERGFRDQAMQIFQALSQPQVMMFSATLHSEVEKMSNSLAKNVIRISCGNPSRPNKSVKQVVIWVESKQKKQKIFEIMKSKQHFKSPAVVFVSSRVGADLLSEAITVATGLEVVSIHGEKRMNERRESLTRFLTGEVSVVVSTGVLGRGMDLLKVRQVILFDMPNSIDEYVHQVGRASRMGEEGMAIVFVNEEDRRLFKELVQVLKTAGAPIPRELANSKYTTGVSLGSGRKRKSRSRP, translated from the exons ATGGAGCAAGGGGATAATCAATCAGCTGAAAACTTACTCGTTTCATCTGATAATGGTAACGAGTTGGAAG ATTTACCTGTGAAGGAAAGATGTTTTGAGCAGAGAGAAGCACTTCCCGAGGAGCCTCGCTGTGTTGTGTGTGGCCGATATGGTGAATATATATGTGATCAGACTGATGATGACATCTGCAGTGTGGAATGCAAGACAATTCTTCTTGCTAGGCTTGCTGCTAAAACAAAACCAGCAACTAAAGAAGCAAAATGTGTGAATCTTCCTTTTGGTGATGAGAGTTTCTGTATTACGGACAATAATTTTCCTAATATACCTACTTTGGTTGCCAGCCGGATCACTGCACTGAGAAGTAAACTTGACATTTGTGTCAAGGGTGAGGCTGTTCCTGATCCTATCATGTTTTTCTCTTCCTGTGGTCTTCCTGAGAAGCTTGTGTGCAATCTTGAGACTGCAGGATATTGTATGCCTACTCCAGTGCAGATGCAAGTCATCCCTGCATCAATGAGTAATAGAAGCTTACTTGTTTCTGCTGATACTGGTTCAGGGAAAACAGCATCTTTTCTAATCCCCATAATTGCACATTGTTCACGAGTAAGATCGCACCAATGCACAGGCAAGCTAGGACCTTTGGCTATAGTTCTTGCTCCAACTAGAGAACTATGCCTGCAGGTGGAAGAGCAAGCAAAAGTGCTTGGAAAAGGTTTGCCTTTCAAAACTGCTCTAGTTGTTGGTGGAGATCCCTTGGCTCAGCAAATTTACAGAATTGAAAATGGTGTTGAATTAATTGTTGGCACCCCTGGGAGGCTAATTGATCTTCTGATGAAACACAATGTTGACCTTGACAATGTTTGTATATTTGTCTTGGATGAGGTGGACTGCTTGCTAGAGAGGGGATTTAGGGATCAGGCTATGCAGATTTTTCAGGCACTTTCACAGCCCCAGGTTATGATGTTTTCAGCAACATTACATTCAGAAGTTGAGAAGATGTCTAACTCACTGGCTAAGAATGTGATACGTATCTCTTGTGGGAACCCAAGCAGGCCAAACAAATCAGTTAAACAAGTTGTCATTTGGGTGGAGTCTAAGCAGAAGAAGCAGAAGATTTTTGAGATAATGAAAAGTAAGCAGCACTTCAAGTCTCCTGCTGTTGTGTTTGTGAGTTCCAGAGTTGGCGCTGATCTCTTGTCTGAAGCAATTACTGTTGCTACTGGATTGGAGGTTGTTTCTATTCATGGTGAGAAGAGGATGAATGAGAGAAGAGAGAGTTTGACAAGGTTTTTGACGGGAGAAGTATCTGTCGTTGTTTCTACTGGGGTCCTGGGCCGTGGAATGGATCTCCTGAAAGTACGTCAAGTGATATTGTTTGACATGCCAAATTCCATTGATGAATATGTTCACCAAGTTGGAAGGGCATCTCGGATGGGTGAGGAGGGTATGGCTATTGTGTTTGTGAATGAGGAGGATAGGAGGCTTTTCAAAGAGCTTGTTCAGGTTCTGAAGACTGCAGGAGCTCCAATACCCCGAGAACTTGCAAATTCAAAATACACAACTGGTGTTTCTCTTGGTAGCGGGAGGAAGAGAAAATCGAGGTCTCGTCCTTGA